A single Pseudochaenichthys georgianus chromosome 10, fPseGeo1.2, whole genome shotgun sequence DNA region contains:
- the LOC139434673 gene encoding zinc finger protein 583-like, which produces METEADGEDFREPARNSDPESSLQPKTEDHTGDSSEDTDDSSEPDTEHSADWKETREPASGSNSLKNRQESVSDPQRSAEKKPFSCSVCEKAFRYRQYLNQHMRIHTGEKPFCCSVCEKAFSHSGHLKTHIRVHTGEKPFKCSVCKKAFSRSGSLNEHMTIHTGEKPFKCSVCEKAFSQSGNLKIHMTIHTGEKSFKCSVCEKAFSQSGSLKEHMRIHTGEKSFKCSVCKKAFSRSGSLKEHMRVHTGEKALKCSVCKKALSQSGSLKEHMRIHTGEKAHSCSVCKKAFSRSGSLKEHMRVHTGEKAHSCSVCKKAFSHSGSLKEHMRVHTGEKPHICSVCKKAFSQSGHLKTHMTVHTGEKAHSCSVCKKAFSHSGNLKTHMRVHTGEEI; this is translated from the coding sequence atggaaacagaagctgatggagaggactttcgagaaccagccaggaactcagatccagagagcagtttacaaccaaagactgaggaccacactggagactcttctgaagacactgatgactcttctgaacctgacactgaacacagtgctgattggaaggagaccagagaacctgcctcaggctcaaactcactgaaaaatagacaagaatctgtcagtgatccacaacgtagtgctgaaaagaaaccattcagctgctcagtttgtgagaaagcttttagatataGACAATATCTAAAtcaacacatgagaatccacacaggagagaaacccttttgctgctcagtttgtgagaaagctttttcacacagtggacatttaaagacacacattagagtccacacaggagagaaaccattcaaatgctcagtctgtaagaaagcattTTCACGGAGTGGAAGTTTAAATGAACACATgacaatccacacaggagagaaaccattcaaatgctcagtttgtgagaaagctttttcacagagtggaaatttaaagatacacatgacaatccacacaggagagaaatcattcaaatgctcagtttgtgagaaagctttttcacagagtggaagtttaaaggaacacatgagaatccacacaggagagaaatcattcaaatgctcagtctgtaagaaagcattTTCAcggagtggaagtttaaaggaacacatgagagtccacacaggagagaaagcattaaaatgctcagtctgtaagaaagctctttcacagagtggaagtttaaaggaacacatgagaatccacacaggagagaaagcacatagctgctcagtctgtaagaaagccttTTCAcggagtggaagtttaaaggaacacatgagagtccacacaggagagaaagcacacagctgctcagtctgtaagaaagccttTTCAcacagtggaagtttaaaggaacacatgagagtccacacaggagagaaaccacacatctgctcagtctgtaagaaagctttttcacagagtggacatttaaagacacacatgacagtccacacaggagagaaagcacacagctgctcagtctgtaagaaagctttttcacatagtggaaatttaaagacacacatgagagtccacacaggagaggaaatatag